Within Vicia villosa cultivar HV-30 ecotype Madison, WI linkage group LG1, Vvil1.0, whole genome shotgun sequence, the genomic segment ACATGGATAAGAGAGATGAGATTGCTGATTTGGATGAAAACACTAGTCAACCATTTCAATTGGTGGTTTCAAGAAATAGGAAGCACAAGAAGAAACCGCCTGAGGCGTGCAAAGGTTTTAAGGTAGGTGCCTCCAACCGTACGTCTCACTAGTTTCTTTGATATGAGTTATCTCATGTGTTTTTGTTGTCtatcttttgtttttttctaGATTTGTTCTTCTTGAGggttttggtttggtcccccTCCTCTTTGtactattttcttttgtttaatatattttggcctttattaaaaaaaaataatgataatttaaaatttataaaatataaaattttgaataaCTATTACAtatgaattttaataattttgtaatttAAGTAACaattaacataaaaacaaaaaggtCCTTGAGACCAAAGGAGGAGGAGAGAGATACACATGAATAACATAAGAACGAGCGAAAATCTTGAGGTCGTCAACAATGGTAAACCTTTATTCTTCTCCTAAAATATGTCTAATTCATAGGAGACTATCcattaatatttttatagaaCAATATATagttaagaaaaaaaattctaataaaaattctaataactattactatctttcttatttttattcaCAATCAATTATTTTGTAGAAAgtgattttgattttatttattttacttgttCATGAGGATTCTTGAAAACATCTTGTAAGAACACATAAGAAAGTGGGTTGAAAGAATAATGTACATTATGATAATTAAGGTAATGATATTTATGATGGAAAGTGGAAACCAACCCAAATTTTGTGTCATTCTATTTCTCTGTCTATCAACTAAGTTAATCCAACCTTTTAAGTGGTCTCCCTTTAAGCCTCCTCGCCTAATACGTGATCTTGATTTCATTTATCCAAATCAAAACATTTAAAATGTTATAACTTGTCTAACAATCAACCCACCATAAATCAACGTGTAGACTCATACAATTAAGGGATAATTGACAtttaccccctgccattagggcgagttttggttttcccccctattaattattttttttggattaccccctgtatttttagggtaccccccctaagcgtgtaaaaaacagtgaaaacctaggggggtaaatcaaaaaaacaagtttacagggggtcctagggggtaaatcatagaacttttcatatttcaagggggtaatccaaaaaagaTAATTAATAGGGGGAAAACCAaaactcgccctaatggcagggggtaaCAGTTATTTATCCCtaaaattaaacaaacaaaaaaaagttgTGGGTAATTTTGAAAACTAATTTGTTTTTCCTATATAATTTTGAAAACTAATTTTAATGTATAAAATATAGGACAGATAGATTTTTCCATTAATATCAAAAAAAcacaatatttttaataatgtgAGATTTTAGTAATTTTTTGGCTACTTGATTCATTCTTTTAATATTGATGTGTGCTTTTTATAAGAAACCAAACTATCTTGTTTCAATGAGAGTTTAGCTTCGGTTCTTTCGAGTAATAAGGAGGTGGATTGGACGGAGGGTAATTCTATTGGAGCGGCCGGAGGTATGGTAATTTTGTGAAGGAAGGATTTGTTTACTCTTAATCACAATTTTATTGGGAAAGGGTATGTAGGCATTAATATCAAGTGGAAAGAAGTGTGTTATAATCTTGTAAATGTTTATGCCCCTTGTGGTGCTGTGGAGAAAGGATTTCTTTGGAGGTCGTTGGTTGAGACAAAGAGAAAAAGTGCTAATGAGGATTGGTATGTTGTAGGAGACTTTAATGAGGTTTTGAGAAGGGAAGAAAGAATCGAGGAAGGAGTTGTGTCTAATAAAAGAGGGATGGTGGAGTTTCGGGTTTTTTTAGAGGAAATGGGATTGGTGGATATACATTGTGTTGGAGGAAAATTTATGTGATTTAAGGATAATGGGAAGGAGACGAGTAGGCTTGATAGGTTCTGGTGCTCGAGAAAGATGTTTGATGATAGGGGAATGGTGGATCAAAGTATTGAAAATAGAGATATCTCGGACCATACTCCTATCAGTTTGCGTGTTGGTTTGGTtgattggggtcctaaacctttTCGATTTAACAACGTGTGGTTCAACCATAAGGATTTTAAGTCTTTTATCTCAGAAGAATGGGGAAAGTTTAATGTCATTGGAAAGGGGGATTCCATCTTGTTTGAGAAACTTAGAAGGTTGAAAGCTAGTCTTCACGTTTGGAATAAGGAGGTTTTTGGGTGGATTGATTTAAAAGTCAAAGAGGAGGTGGATAGTCTTAACGTGTTGGATAAGTTGTTGGTGGAGAACATCGGAGATAATATGGAAGCGTTAGTTGATAGTAGGCGGAAGGTTTCGAAGGAGTTATGGCATAATTTAAACTTGAAAGAAAGTATGCTTAGACTAAAATCTAGCCAACTTTGGTTAAAAGAGGGAGATAAGAATACTAGATTTTATCACAATTCTATTAAGGATAGACAAAGAATAAGCTCAATCTCATCTTTAGAGGGAAGGAACGGTAGAGTTGAGGGAGTGGCCAACATCAAGAAAGAGGTTTTATGTTATTTTCAAGAGTTTTTCAACGAAGAAAATAATGAAAGACCTATACCGGAAGACTTGCTTATAAACCGATTGTGTGAGGAAGATGCCAAGGGGTTGGAAAGACCTTTTTCGAAAGAAGAAATTAGGGAAGCCGTGTGAGCTTATGATGGAAACAAGAGCTCCGGGCCGGACGGATTTACGTTAGACTTTATCAAAGGAAATTGGGATGTGGTCAAAGAGGATGTTGGAATATTCGTATCAGATTTCTATGTAAAGGCTAGGCTTACGAAGGCATGCACTTATTCCTTCATTACTCATATTCCAAAAATAATGAATCCTCGATCTTTGTCCGAATTTAGACCTATTGTCATTGAAGTGTGTCATAGGGAAAGTTGTTTCTAGTAACCAATCGGCTTTTGTTCCGGGTAGGAGTATTTCGGATGGAGTTCTTGTGGTGAATAAGGTGATGGATCTTGATAAAAGGGAGAAGAGAAATTGTGTGGTTTTAAAGGTAGACTTCGTAAAGGCTTATGATCGGGTTAGTTGGAGTTTCTTGAGATATGTTCTTGGTCGGATGGGGTTTGGAGTTAGATGGATGAGATGGATGGAAGGTTGCATCTTCTCCAATAGTATGTCCGTTCTTATTAATGGTAGCACAACATTGGATGTCAAGGTGGAAAAGAGGTTACGCCAAGGAGATCCGTTGTCCcccatttttatttgttttggtaACGAAGGTTCTGACGACTTTAATGAGGAAAGCAAAAGAAAATTGGAGAGTTCCGAGGATTTAAGGTTAATGTTAATGACGAGGTGGATGTGCTTCAATTCGGGGTTGACACTATAATTAATTCGGAGGGAGACACCGTTAATTTATGGAGTATGAAAGCAATTCTAAGAGGTTTTGAATTGATGTCGGGTTTGAGGATAAATTTTAACAAAAGTTTCATATATAGGATTAATGTTGGGAATTTTATTTTAGAGGCGACTTCAAAATATCTTTCGTGCAAAGTTGGATATTTATCGTTTAAGTTCCTTGGTGTTAAAGTGGGTGGTAATCCTAGGAATCTTTCAATGTGGAAAGAGTTGCTTGCGTTCTTATGGAAGTGGTTGGCCGTGTGGAAAGGTAAGAACCTTAGCAAAGCGGGGCGAGTGGTGTTGATTAATTCGGTGCTTAATGCTATTCCAATTTATTCGTTATCTTTTTATAAGGCGCCGACTAAGATGCTTGGTGAGATTCAGTCTATTCAAAGCAACTTTTTATGGAGCGGGGGAGATCTTAGAAGAACGATACATTGGGTGTGTTGGGATACTGTTTACAAATATAGAGAGGAAGGCAGCTTTGGTGTTAAAAACGTGGAAATCATGAATGTGGCGCTTATTATTAAGTGGGAGTTGAGGATTTTAGTCGAGAATGACGCGATTTGGTGTGGTGTTCTAAAAGCTAGATATGGGAATTCGAAATGCAAGGTTCTAATTGGTGATGTTTCTGTGGTGGGAAATAAAGATTCTATTTGGTGGAGAGATGTTTTGTTATCGGATAATTATGATTGTTTACTTGATAAACATTTTGCGGGGGCGGTGGATGTTAGAGTGGGGAATGGAGATGCTACTCCCTTTTGGTATGCTTGCTGGTTCGACCAAGCAGTCCATTGAGGCGGATCACTTGATGATCGTGGCAGATGAGGGATTGGTTGAGGCGGACCGGTGGTCTTGGAAGAAGGAGCAAATTTTGGAGGCTGACAGCATTGTTTCGGTTTCAATTATGCAGGATTTTTTCGAGCTGCTTCAGCAGCGGCCTTTGCAGCCTGGTATTGGGGATGTTTTTTAATGGAGAGATAGCATGAAGGGATAGTTTCCGATTAAGGAGTGTTATGATCGGTTTAAATCTAATTTATCGGGCCGCATCTTAACCCGAGTATggtaaaagctttgaattatttgtGGAAAGTTAAAGTTCCTTCTAAAATTCTTTATTTTGGTTGGAGGTGTTAACACAATAGATTAGCAACTAAAGATCAACTTTTCAAAAAGAGAGTTTTGGTGAATAATATTGACTTGATGTGTGTATTGTGTATTGTGTGAAAAGGAGGTTGAATCTTTATCCCATTTATGCGGATATTCTGAGGTttctatgcatatttggaggAGGGTGTTTGGTTGGATAGACCGTCCCGAATTTATCGTTTGAAGAGTTTGTTAGCTTTTTCCTCTTTTGTGATAAAGTGAAGTGTTCGTCTAAGAGGAATATTTTGGCGGTTATTTGGTTGGCTACGCGTTGGTGTTTATAGTTGAAGCAGAACGCGATTATCTTTAAGAATGAGTTATTTAGTTTTTCTGAATGTATGTAGGATATAATCCTCTTTTCTTGGAATTGGCTCTTATCTCACAACAAGTTAGGGGAGCTTTGTAATTTTCATTCTTGGAATATTTTACCgcttgtttgttttgagttgtagtaGCTTTCCTCTCTGTTTTGTGgttggagtatcccttatactcgtTTGTTTTAATCCctttgcttattgaaaaaaatcatcatcatcatcatatatcatatatttaaaaataaactaatatttattttattatacaaCCTTTACATTGTATCAATATTACATGTTATAATCTTCTGGTTGCCCTTAATAGTGGCAGAGCAATTTTGATCAGCACCAAGTCTGTGACTTTAGAACTCTTCCCAAGTCTCATGTCAAAAAAATATGtaactaaatatttatttttcatcaaatccaaaaaaaaattgacaaagtaaataaacaaaaattaaaatcaaacacAAACCATGAGTACATACGATTAACATTGAGAGTGTGATTGAGATGTCTATTGTTAGTTGATTTGAAAGTAACAATACTTTCGTATCATTAACAGTTTCGTATCACATTTTGTATaatttagaaaaacaaaaagagGAGTCTAATTGATTTCTATTCTTGTTTTGTCAAAGTAAATTCATAACTCTATTGGAGAAGCAGAAACAATGGAAGAAGAATGAAAGAGATGAAGCTATCTCATTTCTCAATGTGCTTAACCGAAATTAGTTACATTGTAGCATATATATGCAGTTCACTAAGAGTTAGTTAGAGTGTGCCATGTCATCTTTGTAACTAACCATAAACTAACTACCATGCCATGCATACATATAATACAGTTCATGCATACATAGAGTACATTGGTTTATGTATTATCTATGGTAGTTGGTACCCCCCCCACAAGCTTGAGGGTGGTAGATATCAACCAAACCAAGCTTGGATATACAATCAAAGAATGGTCATGGGCCAAGGGATTTCGTGAAAACATCGGCAGCCTACTGTTTGGACGTGATTGGAAGCAAACGCATGAGACCAGCTTTCAGTTTCTCCCTAACTAGATGACAATCAATGTCAAGGTGTTTTGTGCGTTCATGGAATACAGGATTGGCAGAGATGTGTAACGCACTTTGATTGTCGCAGTATAGCACCGGAAGACGAGCTGGATGTTGTTTAAGATCGTGAAGTAGGAAGCATAGCCATTGAAGTTCACGAGTTGTAGAGGAAAGTGCACGATATTATGCTTCTGCAGAGGAGCAGCTAATGGTAACttgcttctttgatttccaagacATTAAGGATTGACCAATAAAAAACAATAACCAGATATAAAGCGACGTGTATCAATACATCCACCCCAATCGGCATCACTAAATCCCAATATTTGCAAACTTGAAGATTAAGGCAAGAAGATTCCACGAGCTGGAGGCCGCTTGAGGTAACGAAGCACGTGTAGAGCAGTACAATAATAAACTTCAGTTGGAGAACTCATGAACTGGCTCAGTTGTTGAGTGGCATAAGCAATATTTGGGCGTGTCGTGGTGAGATAAAGTAATCTGCCAACAAGACGTCTATAAGCTATGACATCAGGATAAGCAGAACTATTATCTTGGTGGAGACGGATCGAAACATCCAAAGGAGTGGAGGCAGGTTTGCAACCACTAAGTCCTCAATCACGAAGGAGTTCCAAACAATATTTCCGCTGGCATAAGGTAATGCCCTTGGAAGAACGAGCCACTTCAAGCCCAAAGAAGAATTTCAACTGGCCTAGATCTTTAATGTGAAAAGTTCGATCCAAAGCACTTTTCAATTCATCAAACACAGCGAGAGAAGTACCTGCTAGgattatatcatcaacataaacaagaaGAGTTGTGAATGAGGTTGAAGTGGACTTGGTAAACAAGGTGTGATCAGCATGGGCATGAACAAAACCTTGAGAGTGAAGAAACGcagcttgctttaatccatataaGGATTTAAGCAATCTACAAACTTGACCTGGCTTAGGAGAGGATACACCCTGTGGCACCTTCATATAAATTGCTTCATGCAAATCTCCATGGAGAAATGCATTGTTGACATCTAATTGGTGTAAATTCCAGCCATAGATAGGCGCCAGAGCCAAGAGCATGCGCATAGTAGATAATTTTGCCACTGGTGAAAATGTTTCAAAATAATTCAGTCCCTGAGTTTGATTAAACCCCTAAGCCACAAGTCATGCCATAAAACGTTCAATAGACCTGTCTGCATATCTCTTGTTTTTAAACACCCACTTATTACCAATAGGAACAACATTGTGAGGTTAATCCAAAAATTCCCAGGTGTGATTAGTGCTGAGAGCCTCAACTTCTTTATTAATAGCTTCAACCCACCTAGGATCCTTGGAAGCTACACTAAAATTGGAGGGTTCAATTTCAGATGACAAGGACATTATATAATCCTTATGGTTTGGTGATATATTGGAGTATGAAATAGAGTGAGAAAGAGGATATTAACATGAGGAAGAAGCATTAGAATTACACACATAATCCTTGAGGTGACTAGGGGGTTTTGCAACTCTAGCAGATTTTCTAGGCTCAGGTTGTGAAGAAGGGCTTGTTTCAGATTGTGAAGTAGGTTTAGGGTTAGAAAGAATGGAAGAGTCATTTGATGTGAATGACAATTCAGATGAGGTATTGTTTGAAGGATTGTGATGAAAATCAGATGTAAGAGCATCATAAATAAGGAATGAATATGTTTGTTCAGGTTCAGATAGCCTTGTGGATGGTATACGAGTAATGGTTGACTGATCAAGGCGAGGTTGAGAAATATACATATCTGTTGGAATACAATCAGTAGAGTGATCTTTACATGGAAATTCCAGGTCA encodes:
- the LOC131596956 gene encoding uncharacterized protein LOC131596956, producing MFDDRGMVDQSIENRDISDHTPISLRVGLVDWGPKPFRFNNVWFNHKDFKSFISEEWGKFNVIGKGDSILFEKLRRLKASLHVWNKEVFGWIDLKVKEEVDSLNVLDKLLVENIGDNMEALVDSRRKVSKELWHNLNLKESMLRLKSSQLWLKEGDKNTRFYHNSIKDRQRISSISSLEGRNGRVEGVANIKKEVLCYFQEFFNEENNERPIPEDLLINRLCEEDAKGLERPFSKEEIREAVSISDGVLVVNKVMDLDKREKRNCVVLKVDFVKAYDRVSWSFLRYVLGRMGFGVRWMRWMEGCIFSNSMSVLINGSTTLDVKVEKRLRQGDPLSPIFICFGNEGSDDFNEESKRKLESSEDLRINVGNFILEATSKYLSCKVGYLSFKFLGVKVGGNPRNLSMWKELLAFLWKWLAVWKGKNLSKAGRVVLINSVLNAIPIYSLSFYKAPTKMLGEIQSIQSNFLWSGGDLRRTIHWVCWDTVYKYREEGSFGVKNVEIMNVALIIKWELRILVENDAIWCGVLKARYGNSKCKVLIGDVSVVGNKDSIWWRDVLLSDNYDCLLDKHFAGAVDVRVGNGDATPFWYACWFDQAVH